In Candidatus Alcyoniella australis, a single window of DNA contains:
- a CDS encoding FadR/GntR family transcriptional regulator has translation MKAMLDPIKTDSLKDVFIARFEELILSGKLSIGQRLPSERELALQLGVSRPVVHEGLVDLEFKGLVSMKPRVGTVVNDYRRQGSLALLTSLVNYRRGLFEPRLLASMLQMRMLFEIETARLAAHCRSDAQLAELRDLLKREQSAERTDIAYITELDFELHHMVALASDNMIYPLVINSFKQVYTNLTGLFFSEPAVVEQVFAFHRELVEAIAAQDEQRAAQQMQRILEHGAEHLGSIILKQQG, from the coding sequence ATGAAGGCGATGCTCGATCCGATCAAGACCGACAGTCTCAAGGACGTGTTCATCGCGCGTTTCGAGGAGCTGATCCTTTCGGGCAAGCTCTCCATCGGCCAACGCCTGCCCTCGGAGCGCGAGCTGGCGTTGCAGCTGGGCGTCAGCAGGCCTGTGGTGCACGAGGGGCTGGTCGACCTGGAGTTCAAGGGCCTGGTGTCGATGAAGCCGCGTGTGGGCACGGTGGTCAACGACTACCGCCGCCAGGGCTCCCTGGCCCTGCTCACATCGCTGGTCAACTACCGCCGGGGGTTGTTCGAGCCGCGACTGCTGGCCTCGATGCTGCAAATGCGCATGCTCTTCGAGATTGAGACCGCGCGCCTGGCAGCGCATTGTCGTAGTGACGCGCAGCTCGCCGAGCTGCGCGACTTGCTCAAGCGCGAGCAATCCGCCGAGCGCACCGACATCGCTTATATCACCGAGCTCGACTTTGAGCTGCACCACATGGTGGCCCTGGCCTCGGACAACATGATCTACCCGCTGGTGATCAACTCTTTTAAACAGGTCTACACCAATCTCACCGGATTGTTCTTCTCCGAGCCCGCGGTGGTCGAGCAGGTATTCGCCTTCCATCGCGAACTGGTCGAGGCGATCGCGGCCCAAGACGAGCAGCGCGCCGCGCAGCAAATGCAACGCATCCTCGAGCACGGGGCCGAGCATTTAGGATCGATAATCCTCAAACAACAGGGGTAA
- a CDS encoding pyruvate formate lyase family protein: MSVAADRTYQIKQPKGLSARIQWLRDYYFQGTQRPWNNEFTPFGTGTPWDVQHNEMAYFIVPENYLLLQTFVSSFRQAARPIDLPAKFWDWSQPERRAWFVKQVMVEHLPHELLPGDLIAGARFNLQTSLCLDRKQAKKHWELIAGKNGARRAVKWFHDHGYGNAGATPGHIVPGHERVLQIGWKGVHADLVAKYDALGKREKKGPKGAQLRAMITAAQMPRDLAAKYADLCRDLALAEADLDRRSELEQMDHILRKVPWEPAETFWEALQALWLTHMLIMSDENYPGPGISFGRIDQYLLPYWQHSIEQGVDREFLKEMLKCFWMHCNTAYDAIIRAGYQGITAGFGQLITLSGMGPAGRDMTNDLTYAMLEVIDELSPILEPKPNVRLHCNSPDELLDKLIEMISTSQGAPFLLNFDERSMAGMLREAKRANLQRLINLDNVHDYAPVGCLENTMVGNDRSGTVDINLNLLKAVELALNNGRDLHQVRDVITGKVDPIGQDGPATGDAAKFETFEQFWQAYAEQTRQIIARSAELYEKSESIRAQYCPTSYLSCMVKGCAEQGLDVTQGGAEIALVTLEAVTYATTVDSLLAIKYLVFDEGACTMPELIQALRDNWEGHEVLQARAKNKAPKYGRDDDESDAMATRVMELWTDETWNYKTQSTGRQFRPGMLSWNYWVGDGFVLAASPDGRPQGQFLSNAICPSNGSDTNGPTANTNSVGKVFGGKSDCGEGDWNDYRSALPNGASHTITFNPSILRDPEHQQKFKAFLRGYAVNGGSALQINMLDKQMLLDAQRRPQDYRHLLVRVTGYNAYFTSIGRELQNEVIARLSHSDF; encoded by the coding sequence ATGAGCGTAGCGGCCGACCGCACCTATCAGATCAAGCAGCCCAAGGGGCTCTCCGCGCGCATCCAGTGGCTGCGCGACTACTACTTCCAGGGCACGCAGCGGCCGTGGAACAACGAGTTCACGCCCTTTGGCACGGGCACTCCCTGGGACGTGCAGCACAACGAGATGGCCTACTTCATCGTGCCCGAGAACTATCTGCTGTTGCAGACCTTCGTCAGCTCGTTCCGCCAGGCAGCGCGCCCGATCGACCTGCCCGCGAAGTTCTGGGATTGGTCTCAGCCCGAGCGCCGCGCCTGGTTCGTCAAGCAGGTGATGGTCGAGCACCTGCCCCACGAACTGCTGCCCGGCGATCTGATCGCCGGCGCGCGCTTCAACCTCCAGACCTCGCTGTGCCTGGACCGCAAGCAGGCGAAGAAGCACTGGGAGCTGATCGCCGGTAAAAACGGCGCACGGCGGGCGGTCAAGTGGTTCCACGACCACGGCTACGGCAACGCCGGCGCCACCCCCGGCCACATTGTGCCGGGCCATGAGCGCGTTTTGCAGATCGGCTGGAAGGGCGTGCACGCCGACCTGGTCGCCAAGTACGACGCCCTGGGCAAGCGCGAAAAGAAAGGACCCAAGGGCGCACAGCTACGGGCGATGATCACCGCGGCCCAGATGCCGCGCGACCTGGCGGCCAAGTACGCCGATCTGTGCCGCGACCTGGCATTGGCCGAGGCCGACCTTGACCGCCGCTCCGAGCTTGAGCAAATGGATCACATCTTGCGCAAGGTTCCCTGGGAGCCGGCCGAGACTTTCTGGGAGGCACTCCAGGCGTTGTGGCTGACCCACATGCTGATCATGTCCGACGAGAACTACCCCGGACCCGGCATCAGCTTCGGCCGCATCGACCAATACCTGCTCCCCTATTGGCAGCACTCAATCGAGCAGGGCGTGGACCGCGAGTTCCTCAAGGAGATGCTCAAGTGCTTCTGGATGCACTGCAACACGGCCTACGACGCGATCATCCGCGCGGGCTACCAGGGGATCACCGCGGGCTTCGGCCAGCTGATCACGCTCTCGGGCATGGGCCCCGCGGGGCGCGACATGACCAACGATCTGACCTACGCAATGCTCGAGGTGATCGACGAACTCTCGCCGATCCTCGAGCCCAAGCCCAACGTGCGGCTGCACTGCAACTCGCCCGACGAGCTGCTGGACAAGCTGATTGAGATGATCTCCACCAGCCAGGGCGCGCCGTTTCTGCTTAACTTCGACGAGCGTTCGATGGCGGGCATGCTGCGCGAGGCCAAACGCGCCAATCTCCAGCGGCTGATCAACCTGGACAACGTCCACGACTACGCGCCCGTGGGCTGCCTGGAAAACACGATGGTCGGCAACGACCGTTCGGGCACGGTGGACATCAACCTCAACCTGCTCAAGGCGGTCGAGCTGGCGTTGAACAACGGCCGCGACCTGCATCAGGTGCGCGACGTGATTACCGGCAAGGTCGATCCCATTGGCCAGGACGGACCGGCCACGGGCGACGCCGCGAAGTTTGAAACCTTCGAGCAGTTCTGGCAGGCCTACGCCGAGCAGACGCGTCAGATCATCGCGCGCTCCGCCGAACTCTATGAGAAATCCGAATCGATCCGCGCCCAATACTGCCCCACTTCCTACCTAAGCTGCATGGTCAAGGGCTGCGCCGAGCAGGGCCTGGACGTCACCCAGGGCGGAGCCGAGATCGCGCTGGTGACCCTCGAGGCCGTGACCTACGCCACCACCGTGGACTCGCTGCTGGCAATCAAGTACCTGGTGTTCGACGAGGGCGCCTGCACCATGCCCGAGCTGATCCAGGCGCTGCGCGACAACTGGGAGGGGCACGAGGTGCTCCAGGCGCGGGCCAAGAACAAGGCCCCCAAGTACGGCCGCGACGACGACGAGTCCGACGCCATGGCCACGCGCGTAATGGAGCTGTGGACCGACGAAACCTGGAACTACAAGACCCAATCGACCGGCCGCCAATTCCGACCGGGGATGCTCTCCTGGAACTACTGGGTCGGCGACGGCTTCGTGCTCGCGGCCAGCCCCGACGGCCGCCCCCAGGGGCAGTTCCTCTCCAACGCAATCTGTCCCAGCAACGGCTCGGACACCAACGGCCCCACGGCCAACACCAACTCGGTGGGCAAGGTCTTCGGCGGCAAGTCCGACTGCGGCGAGGGCGACTGGAACGACTACCGCAGCGCCCTGCCCAACGGCGCGAGCCACACCATCACCTTCAATCCCTCGATCCTGCGCGACCCCGAGCACCAGCAAAAATTCAAGGCGTTCTTGCGCGGCTACGCTGTCAACGGCGGGTCCGCGCTACAAATCAACATGCTCGACAAACAGATGCTGCTCGACGCCCAGCGCCGGCCCCAGGACTACCGCCACCTGCTTGTGCGCGTCACCGGGTACAACGCCTACTTCACCTCCATCGGCCGCGAGCTGCAGAACGAGGTGATCGCGCGGCTGAGCCACAGCGACTTCTAG